In the genome of Cryptomeria japonica chromosome 8, Sugi_1.0, whole genome shotgun sequence, one region contains:
- the LOC131041593 gene encoding uncharacterized protein LOC131041593, with amino-acid sequence MKLLSWNVRGINSPNKWRLIKHHIDDTKGDIWLLQETKWSMAETTTKMRVWKQWNGIFRQSNGAFGGLGIIWNPMNVKISLVGEDKYWKHCLVTILGQNENFNLFNVYGPSTTSDKRALWALLSSKLNSITENSCVVARDFNVILSSTEKSGGIQRTGMSHKDFLDFVEQNYLLDIVLKNGTFTWTNRRAGFTNIVERLD; translated from the coding sequence ATGAAActcctatcttggaatgtcaggggcatcaatTCCCCTAACAAATGGCGCTTGATTAAGCACCATATTGATGACActaaaggagatatttggctacttcAGGAAACTAAATGGAGCATGGCTGAGACTACTactaaaatgagagtttggaaacagtGGAATGGGATTTTTAGGCAATCGAATGGAGCCTTTGGTGGCTTGGGTATCATTTGGAACCCCATGAATGTTAAGATCTCACTTGTAGGAGAAGATAAGTATTGGAAACACTGCTTGGTTACCATTCTTGGAcaaaatgagaatttcaatcttttcaatgtGTATGGACCATCTACTACCAGTGATAAACGGGCTCTCTGGGCTCTCTTATCCAGTAAACTAAATAGTATTACCGAAAATAGTTGTGTGGTAGCCCGGGACTTCAATGTGATCCTCTCTAGcactgagaaaagtgggggtatcCAGAGAACTGGTATGTCCCAtaaggattttttggattttgttgagcagAATTACCTTTTAGACATTGTTCTGAAAAATGGTACTTTCACATGGACAAATCGGAGAGCAggttttactaatattgttgaACGACTTGACTAG